From one [Ruminococcus] lactaris ATCC 29176 genomic stretch:
- a CDS encoding sodium-dependent transporter, with protein sequence MKKQRESFKSQWGFILACIGSSVGMGNIWMFSTRVSSYGGGSFLIPYFIFVALVGFTGVIGEMSFGRATRSGPVDAFGIACERKGKRKYGEALGMIPVLGAIAMAIGYTVVMGWILKYAVGTFTGKTLAPKGVEEFSGAFGSMASAFGNNGWQIAALILCMGILMLGVVSGIEKANKFMMPLFFGLFVILAVYVAFQPGAAEGYKYIFRIDPKALADPVTWIFALGQAFFSLSVAGNGTLIYGSYLSDEENIPAAAARVAFFDTLAAILAALVIIPAMATTGAKLDQGGPGLLFIFLPHLIQSMPGGPVIAMIFFVAVLLAGLTSLINLYEAPIATVQEKLHLGRVQACAVIAVIGAVISVVIQGIVSDWMDVLSIYICPLGAGLAGIMFFWLCGKDYVEEQINKGREKPFTKWFVPVCKYLYIPVCFLVLILGIALGGIG encoded by the coding sequence ATGAAAAAGCAAAGAGAGTCGTTCAAGAGCCAGTGGGGCTTTATTTTAGCGTGCATTGGCTCATCTGTCGGTATGGGGAATATCTGGATGTTCTCGACAAGAGTTTCATCCTATGGAGGAGGATCATTTTTGATCCCTTATTTTATCTTTGTGGCACTGGTCGGATTTACCGGGGTGATCGGAGAGATGAGTTTCGGGCGTGCAACAAGATCCGGCCCGGTAGATGCGTTTGGAATCGCATGTGAGCGGAAAGGAAAAAGAAAGTACGGGGAAGCGTTGGGGATGATCCCGGTACTTGGGGCAATAGCGATGGCAATCGGTTATACGGTTGTAATGGGATGGATCCTGAAGTATGCAGTGGGAACGTTTACAGGAAAGACACTTGCACCGAAGGGTGTGGAGGAATTTAGCGGAGCATTTGGAAGTATGGCATCCGCATTTGGAAATAATGGCTGGCAGATTGCCGCATTGATCTTATGTATGGGGATTCTGATGTTGGGAGTTGTCAGTGGAATCGAGAAAGCAAATAAGTTTATGATGCCGTTATTTTTCGGGCTGTTCGTGATCCTTGCAGTTTATGTAGCATTCCAGCCTGGAGCAGCAGAGGGATATAAATATATTTTCAGAATCGATCCAAAGGCACTGGCAGATCCGGTAACATGGATCTTTGCGTTAGGACAGGCCTTCTTTTCACTGTCTGTTGCGGGAAATGGAACACTGATTTATGGATCTTATTTGTCGGATGAGGAAAATATTCCTGCGGCAGCAGCAAGAGTCGCTTTCTTCGATACACTTGCTGCTATACTTGCAGCACTGGTTATCATTCCGGCAATGGCAACCACAGGGGCAAAGTTAGATCAGGGAGGACCGGGACTTTTATTTATTTTCCTTCCGCATCTGATTCAGTCGATGCCGGGAGGGCCGGTGATCGCAATGATCTTTTTCGTGGCAGTCCTGCTGGCGGGTCTGACTTCGCTGATCAATTTATATGAAGCACCGATTGCAACTGTACAGGAGAAGCTGCATCTTGGAAGAGTCCAGGCGTGTGCAGTGATCGCGGTCATCGGAGCGGTGATTTCGGTTGTGATCCAGGGAATTGTATCCGACTGGATGGATGTGCTGTCGATTTATATTTGTCCGCTTGGAGCAGGGCTTGCCGGGATTATGTTCTTTTGGTTATGCGGAAAAGATTATGTGGAAGAGCAGATCAATAAAGGAAGGGAAAAGCCATTTACGAAATGGTTTGTACCGGTTTGCAAATACCTGTATATTCCAGTCTGCTTTTTAGTGCTGATTCTGGGAATCGCACTGGGCGGAATCGGGTGA
- a CDS encoding NUDIX hydrolase, producing MELWDIYDAKKKPTGRTMKRNDWCLKDGEYHLTVLGVITRPDGKYLITKRVMTKAWAAGWWEVSGGAAQAGESSYEAVLREVREETGLDVSGAEGGYVFTYKRENPGEGDNYFVDVYRFTMNIKEEDLHLQTEETDGYMFASKEQIEAFAKEGIFLHYDSIKQVFK from the coding sequence ATGGAATTATGGGACATTTATGATGCAAAGAAGAAACCGACCGGACGGACAATGAAGAGAAATGACTGGTGTCTGAAAGATGGAGAATATCATTTGACGGTACTGGGAGTCATTACAAGACCGGATGGAAAATATCTCATCACAAAGAGAGTTATGACAAAGGCATGGGCAGCAGGCTGGTGGGAAGTATCCGGTGGTGCGGCACAGGCAGGAGAGTCTTCTTATGAGGCAGTTTTAAGAGAGGTCAGGGAAGAGACAGGACTGGATGTGAGTGGAGCAGAAGGGGGTTATGTCTTTACCTATAAGCGGGAAAATCCGGGAGAGGGCGATAACTATTTTGTGGATGTTTACCGGTTTACCATGAATATAAAGGAAGAGGATCTGCATTTGCAGACAGAAGAAACGGACGGATATATGTTCGCTTCAAAAGAACAGATTGAAGCTTTTGCGAAAGAGGGAATATTCCTTCATTATGACAGCATAAAGCAGGTGTTTAAATGA